From [Flavobacterium] thermophilum:
CAGAACAAGTAATCGAAGCACAAAAAAAATATTATGAAGAAAAGAAACAAGCTGCTTTAAGTTCCCTTGATGCAGAGAGACAAGCAATTGAATCAACTTACGAAGCTCAAATGAAAGCAATTGAAGAAGCTCATGACGCTAAAATGAAAGCAATTGATGAAGAACTTAGAGCATTAGAAAAATTAAAAGATGAAGAAGATTATAATAAGCAATTAGATAAGTTAAACAAAGAAAGACAAGAGATTTTAAATAAAATTAATAAATTGGCACTAGATGATAGTCAAGAAGCGAATGCAAAACGTATAGAATTGCAAAAACAATTAGCTGAAAAAGAAGATGAAATTAATGAGTTTAAACATAACCGAGAATATGAATTAAGACGACAAAATCTTGAAGATTTAAGAGAAAAGCTAAATGAAGAATACGAAAACGAAAGAGAAACACGAGAAAAGTCTTATGAAGACCTTACAGAAAATTTGGATAAGAGAAGAGAAGAAATCGAAAAGTATTACGATGACATAATTAATGATACTCGAAGATGGGATAATGTTACTCAGCAAATATTGAGTGGGCAATTTAATAATTTACGCACAGAGTTAAACAATATTCAAGTTGATATAGATAAAACAATGAATTCAGCAAGTAGTTATGTTTATGAATTAGTTAAAGCGTTAGAAGATGCTCAAAAAGCAATGGCTTCTTTAGGAAATGGTACTACAACCAATTACAATGAAACACATAAACAAATTAATGAAACATTAGATGATCCTGTTTATTGGGACGGTGCAGAACTAAAAGACGGACAAATTGGTAGAATTAAAATTCTTAAACCAATCAATTTGTGGAAACGTGATGCACAAGGAAAATTACAATTTGTCCGTGTTTTAAAACCGGGAGAAGTATTTCGAGTATATGGATATGATGAAAAATACGGTGGTCAATACAATGTAGGTTCAGGATATTGGATTACCAATATGAAGGGATATGTTCAATACGAAACACCATCTAAAGAAAAATTACGTGAAGCACAAATGTTTGATACAGGTGGATACACGGGTGAAGATGAAGGATTAGCTTATTTACATAAAAAAGAAATAGTATTAAATGAAACAGACACTAAAAATTTCTTAGATACAGTCAAAGAATTGCGTTCATTTGACTCAATGCAAATTTTAGACTCACTCAAAGCAGCAACAATGAGTTTTATGCGTATTCCAAAAATACAATTACCTAATCTTTCCCCTGCTCTTGCAGGCGGTGGAACAATTCAAATTGATAATTTAATTCACATTGATAAAGTGGAAAAAGATGCAAATATCAATATTGAAAAATTAGCAGACCAAGCAATTGATCGTTTAATAACTAAATTAAAACCGTATGGATTTTTTAAATAAGGAGGGTTAATCCCTCCTTTCTTATTTATAGTGAGGTGATTCCTCTTGGATATGTATTTTTACTATAACGGAAAAACCAGCGAAGAACTTGGAGTTTATTTAGTTTCTTTAGAAAAAGGTTTACAAACAAGACCATTTTTAGCTGAGCGTGAAATCATTTCTGAACAAATTATGGGCAATGATATCCCTTATGTGTATGGAGTTAAATATAACCCCTTATCACTAAAACTAACTTTATCTTGTTTAGATGGCACATGGACATTTGAAAAAAGGCGTGAATTGGCGAGATGGTTAGATATTCAACAATTTGCTGAATTTTATACAGCAGATAATCCAAGTCAAATTTATTACTTGATGTATAAAGGTGGAATTGATTTATCTTACAATGGAGAATTAAAGGGTTATATTCAATTGGAAATGCAAAACATTTCTCCTTATACATATAGCCCTGTTTACATAAAAACGTATGATTTATCAGACATTACCTCTCCTACTTTCATTGAATTTGCTAATGAGGGTGATAATGATTTAAAACCTGAAATTTGGATTTATAAAATTGGCGATGGTGATTTCTCTATTGTCAATTATTCAAACGGTGGTAAAGAATTTAAATTCACAGGTTTAGCAGATAAAGAAACGGTTTATGTTGATTGCTTTAATCGATATATTGAAACTGATATGCCTCTTACCTATCGTTACGATAATTTTAATGGAGAATATTTATCTCTCCCTAGAGGTGTAAATCGTTTATTAGTGAATAGCTCTTGTCAATTGCAGATTAGATATCAATTCGAATTTAAGGGATAAGGAGGTGAAAAAATGCTTGGAATAATTGATCGAAGTAAGCAACCAGAAAAGTCAAGATTATTTCTTTGTAAACCTAATCGACAAACAATTGCAGAATTGCATGAGGCTTATGATAAAAATATAAAAACATCTTACAACGGTATTCATGAATTAACTTTTAAAATCCCTTATGTTGTTGAAAGACATAAAAAATTTGTTAGGAATCCGCACATTGATTTAATTCGAGGACATTATCTGATTCGTTATGAAAAAGGAAACATTAAAGAATATTTTGTAATTGCTAAACCAAAAAATTCAACATCAGATGGCAAAGAGGTAAAAGAAGTTCAATGTTACCTTCTCCCCTATCAATTGAAAGATATACGAGTTAGATTATACAATGACACAAAACCTCTTTATGATCCTGTTGGCACAAATGGGATATTGAATGATACACTACTTCGCAAAACAAATTGGTCGGTTGGACATATTGATTCAGATATTTTAGTTAAACATCGAACAATCGATGTTTCAGAAATGAGTATGATTGAGTTTATTGATAAACTATGTGAAGCATTTGATTGTATTGTTGTTTATGACACAGTAAATAAACGTGTTAACTTTTACACAGAAGAAAATTATGGAAGTGATAAAGGACTAGTTATTGAATATGGCAAGTATTTAAAAAATATCGAAGATGATCCTGATTTTGATAATGTAGTTACAAGATTATATGTGTACGGTAAAGATGATATTAGCATCAACAAATATAATCCTACGGGAACGGATTACATTGATTCATTTGATTACTACCTCTACCCTTTTGAACGTGATGAAAATCGAAATGTAATTAAACATTCAAATTATATGAGTGATGAGCTTTGTCATGCAATATTGGATTATCAAGAATTTGTAAATACGAAACAAGGTGAGTTTACTCATTTATTGAATCAAAAAGAGTCTTTAGAACAGACATTGACCACTAAAGAAAATGAAATGTTTACACTTCAGACTGATTTACAAATAATACAAGATCAAATTGATGTAGCAATGGCTAATAATGAAGACACAACTCAATTAAATATAGATAAGCAAAATAAACAAAATGAAATTAACGCTAAACAAGCAGAAATTGATTCAATCAAATCTCAAATCGCCAATATTGACGGTCAAATTGAGGCATTAAAAAATGACATAAAATTAGAAAATCATTTCTCCCCTACCCTACTTCAAGAATTAAATGAATATATTCATGAAAAAGTTTGGACGAATGAATACATTTATGATGAACAAGAATTGTATGAGGAAGCCAAAAAACAAATTATAAAAATGAATCAACCTATTGTTCATTATAAAATTGATATTGTTGATTTTACAAAAGTAGTTCAATGTCAAAGAGATTGGGATAAGTTAAAGTATGGTGATATTGTAACAATTCGATATCCTAATTTTAATATTAATATTAAAGCGCGGATTATTAGTATTGATCATAACGAAGACAATAAC
This genomic window contains:
- a CDS encoding Phage-related protein, which codes for MDMYFYYNGKTSEELGVYLVSLEKGLQTRPFLAEREIISEQIMGNDIPYVYGVKYNPLSLKLTLSCLDGTWTFEKRRELARWLDIQQFAEFYTADNPSQIYYLMYKGGIDLSYNGELKGYIQLEMQNISPYTYSPVYIKTYDLSDITSPTFIEFANEGDNDLKPEIWIYKIGDGDFSIVNYSNGGKEFKFTGLADKETVYVDCFNRYIETDMPLTYRYDNFNGEYLSLPRGVNRLLVNSSCQLQIRYQFEFKG